The genome window ATTTGGGTAATTATATGCGCCGAAGCACCAAAGCCATAGATCCCAATATTTTTTGCAGCGTTGCTTATCATCCGGTATGACCGGAAACCGATTAAACCCGCGCAAAGCAGCGGTGCAGTTTCGGGTTTCCCGGCGTCAAGCAAAAAGCAAAACCGGCCATTGGCTACTGTATATTCCGCAAAGCCACCGTCAATGGTGTAGCCGGTGAACAAAGCATTATCACACAGGTTTTCTTTGCCAAGCTTACAAAATTTGCAATAACCACAGGTGTACCCCACCCAGGGTACGCCAACAATGTCATTTATTTTAAACCCGGTAACGTTTTTGCCCATACCTGCAACCCTTCCTACTATCTCATGGCCGGGCACAAGCGGCAGCTTAGGCTTATCCAGTTCGCCGTCAATTATATGCAGGTCTGTACGGCAAATGCCGCAAGCTATTACTCTTATAAGCACCTGTTCACTTGAAGGGGATGGCATTGCCACCTGTTCATAAACAAGGGGGCCGCCTTTTTTTTTGAGCACCATGGCGGCCATTAATTTCGGAAGTTCCATCTAAATCTAATAAATACAGGTATAAAAATTCCGCTATTTCATGCTAAGCGGCAAATGGGTATTGTAAAGCGCCATTTCAAGTTTCATGTCCAGGTTATAAACATCCGGATAGCTTATCAAAATACCGTCTTTCATTTCGCCGGTTACATAAGTTATTTTTATTGGCACCGCTTTATTTAACATAAAGTTCTTTACCATGGCTGCGCTTACAGCATTGTGTAGTTCTTTAACTTTATTGGCAGCATCGTCCTGCTTTAACAAAAGACTGGCTAGCTTTTCAGCATTCTCTACTTTAATACCGCCATCTGTAAATGCCCTTTGCTGTTTTTTAAACAACCGTTTATCTGATGAGCCCTGCAGCGTAACGTTTAATTTGTTAGGGAACCAGAAAAATATACTTCCTGCATCATTTTTTTTTCTACCATAATAATTAACAGCATTACTGCCCTGGTATACATTTTCATTTATTGTTTTAGGTAATTTATTTACCAAAATCCTGCGCACCAGCCCTTTAGACGCAGTAGTAAAATCGCCTATATAACTCTTTAAAATTGGAGTAGGCGTTCCCGGTTTCCCGGCAATAATTTTAAACTCATAAGTA of Mucilaginibacter xinganensis contains these proteins:
- a CDS encoding zinc-dependent alcohol dehydrogenase family protein; translated protein: MELPKLMAAMVLKKKGGPLVYEQVAMPSPSSEQVLIRVIACGICRTDLHIIDGELDKPKLPLVPGHEIVGRVAGMGKNVTGFKINDIVGVPWVGYTCGYCKFCKLGKENLCDNALFTGYTIDGGFAEYTVANGRFCFLLDAGKPETAPLLCAGLIGFRSYRMISNAAKNIGIYGFGASAHIITQIAKAQGKNIYAFTRPGDVQAQLFAKKMGACWVGGSDEIPPLKLDAAIIFAAVGALIPKALNDVDKGGEVICGGIHMSEIPAFSYDILWEERVVKSVANLTRADGVDFFNLLKEISVHTQTKIFSLQQANQAILKLRKGEISGAAVLVMD